The DNA segment GTTCTATGTCACCGTCTACAACTTCCCAGATTTTAGCGAGGAAGAGGCGCAGAGGGGTAAGTGCCTGGTATCCGGTGCCCTGCACCCAGCGCTGTATGTTGTCTCATTGCCTCGTCACTAaaactcttgtgtcctcctccagATCATCGAGAAGCGCCGGCGGGACAGGATTAATAACAGCCTGTCTGAGCTGCGGAGACTGGTGCCCAGCGCCTTCGAGAAACAGGTAATTATATTGTATTGCTGGGATTGTTCAGCCACGGGAACCTGAGAAGCGTTAGATGTCTCATGACTTGTACTGCGGTCATTGTGTAAtgtagatgcagcagagctgaatgtgtcacctACATTGTAGTATCACAAAGGACTTCATGACAAATTCCACTCAAatcctttatatattttacagtaaAGATACCAGTACATGTATGGAATGTGGAATCCAGGACTCTCCGAGATGATTAACTCTTGATGTACTGTACCGCATCTCCTAACCTTCTGTTCATCTCTCGCAGGGTTCTGCCAAATTAGAAAAAGCTGAGATTCTTCAGATGACAGTCGATCATCTCAAGATGCTGCACACTGCAGGGGGGAAAGGTAAATATCAGAATATATATCACTCACTACTATTCTCTCCGTCCTACTGCACTATTTATTAGTTTTTATATAACTCTGTGGTGTGACCGCCCTACTAATGGATTTTTATAGTCTTTGACTTCTCTATAGCTGTTGTATTATTTAGCTGACCGACCTCTTTCACCTAGAAACTAGTGTAAAACCTCCTAtgaagatgcagcagagctgtgtttgtcacTCAACTCCTTATGTTGGATAACTAGTAATGAAGGTGGGGCTCATTCACATTCTGTATGTCCCTATGCTATGTGAATAAGGAGTTGGGTATACTGCCTGGCATATAACTAGTGTAAAACTTCTTAtgtagatgcagcagagctgtgtttgtcacTAAACTCCTTATGATGTTGGATAACTAGTAATGAAGATGGGGCTCATTCAAATTGTGattgtgctgtatgtccctatggtATGTGAATAAGGAGTTGGGTATACTGCGTGGTATATAACTAGAGTAAAACTTCTTATGTAGATGGAGCAGTGCCATGTTTGTCACTAAACTTGTTATATTGCTGGTCAACTATGAATGAAgatggggctcattcacactgtgcTTGCACTGTATGTTCCTATGGtatgtgaatgcagctttgggTATGCTGTGTGGCATATGTTACTTATATGGATGCCCCTCAGCTCAGTCATATATATTGGGGAATTACTGGTAGATATTTCAAggcagtgtgaatacagcctgaCCTTACCAACAGCCCTgtgtaatattgctatatactacatagacACTCATGTCACGACTTGTCTTCTATTTTAGGCTACTTTGATGCCCACGCCCTTGCAATGGACTACCGCAGCCTTGGTTTCAGAGAATGCCTTGCAGAAGTTGCCCGCTACCTGAGTATAATCGAAGGTTTGGACAACGCCGACCCTCTCCGCGTCCGACTGGTTTCTCACCTCAACAACTATGCCTCTCAGCGAGAAGCGGCCAACAGCGCCCACACCAGCATCGGACACATACCGTGGGGAGGCGCCTTTGGGCACCATCCTCATCTATCTCACCCTCTGCTCCTGGCACAGACTCCACATACAAACGGCAGCAGCACCACGTCCTCTACAGAACCTCACCACCAGGGCAGACATCCCGGGTCACCGCACGCCGAGGCGTCTTCTCTACGGGTTCCATCTACGTCAGTTCTTCCGGTGGTGACTCCTTCAAAACTGTCTCCCCCGCTGCTGTCCTCGGTGGCATCGCTTTCAGCATTCCCGTTTTCTTTTGGATCCTTCCACTTACTATCTCCCAATGCACTGAGCCCCACAGCGCCAGCGCCTACCGGCAAACCCTACAGACCATGGGGGACGGAGATCGGAGCTTTTTAGGACATTTTCACAAACTGAATAGTTTTTATGCAAGGGGTGATCtgtaggggggggagggggatctaAGGTCCAGCTGTGCTGGGCATCTCATCaccacatatacaatgtatgcgCCATGGTACCACTTCATACGATTCCCCCTTTCTCTATATTTCATGGACGGTATACAATGCAAGAAGGACTGGCTGAAGATTTGCGCTTTGTAATATTGCCCACCACcggggcattttaacccctagtTTAGAAGTTTTGAGCAATCTTCCTATTAAAATAATGTCGAGAATCTTTTAGTCTAAATTCGCCTTCAGCAATAACACTGTACATTAAGGTTTGCTAATCTTTTTGAGTTGAGATATTCTATGCCCTCGTTATGTAAAGTTATTATTCttgaatattttttgtttttctattgcCATGCGTCGACAAATCACAAGAAGCAGCTTTACCACGTGCAGAGGCCTGGCAGTGCCCGCTGATGGAGTCCTGGAATATCCAACCCAAAGCCCGTCTTCTAATCTAATGTTTCCCTCTCTGCTGCACTAGAACCTTATTTAACAGGTAGACTAATTTAAGAAGAGCGCCCGTTCCCCTTGTACATAGTCACTTCTGTGCATGGAGGCCTTTTTATTTGGCTGAaaggtgatttatttttttttttgctgtactgggTTTAATCACTGTTGTACTGGTCCTACTGTGACTAAATAAAAGAGTCCAAGTGTGATCATTTCATCCAATGGGTTTATGCTTTTTATACTAGTGATAAAATGTACAAGTTGAGCGACAGTCGCATTGCCGATGGCTGAAGTCCATCCGTCCCTCGGTGCGCAGTACCTTATGTACCAAACTTACAAATTCATGTGGTCATTGGCCTCAATGTCGTACTCTCGGTCCATAATCTGCCATATATTTTGGTTCACAATCTATTCTGCATAAATGAAAAGTCCAAGACAAATGAGTAAATATATTCTCGTGTCTTGtcttataaaatgtattttgttttctAAATTACTGGATGTCAGATTAAAGGAATTTCACTTTTATGACTTCTACTTTTTAGGAATCGTACAGTTTTTACCCTTTGCAACCTAATGAAACAAATCACATAGCAGTTTCCATTCCTTTTGGTGTAATCGAaaaatttaaggggttgtccatccACATGAAGAGCCTCATCAAGTGTTCTACTATCTCCAgcggataacttgctgatcggtggggatcccAGTGGTAGAACCCTCACATATTAAAAGAACATGGGTCTAGTGTACCCCAAATGAAGGGAGCAGTTAGTTGCACATGTGTCTGCAGCTTTATTCATATCTGTAGTGCTGATGGAGATAACTGAGCGCAGTACTCAGCTTCTTCTGACAATGTGCATATTCAACCTGTCGCTCTATTCATTCAGGGCACAATGGATCCCTGTTATTGTGATCCATTGAGGTCGCATCACTGGGACCTCAACTGATAAGTAAGTGATCCCCTGGGGGAAAACTTGAAGTGGCTGGAATATTCCTTTAAAGCTGCACTCTAATAGGTTACAGGATTACTGAATTTTTATCACAACGCAACATTGTTTTCCTTTTTCAAGATCACAGCACAAAATTATAGGATTTCTGTGACTGGGGGATACACTAGAACATGACACTCACTAATATGGGTGATGCCACAGTAACAAATCCTCCCCTGTTGAATTCTACTTTGAGTGAATGAGAAAAGTAACTTATTTTATGGTTATTGTTCTAAATAACACCATAACTTGCGGCTATGCATCAATAAACTTTCAAGAACATTATTTCTATCAATAGTGCACATGATCATAGTACACTTTGTACTTTACTTTATTACATAAAACTGTTCTTGAATCCTTCTTTTCCCCCCACCTttctttaagcagtttgtgtaaatccgctttctgtcctgtatccgctGACCGCTGCGAAATAAAGGAACCAGATAAAGTATCTAATGACGTaactctgtacaggcagtccctggataaTAATCTTACAGAGGAGAATTATTCTTTATGTATGGAAAGAGTTTatctttagcctccttatctgtctcaaGTGGACTCGGCAGAATCAGTAAGGGAAATATGAAACCTCTGAAATGCGAGACTATAACTCCCACTACAACTGGTTGTAAAGATGTAGCCACAAATCCATAGAATAGAGTAATACTCCCTGTATTTAGAACACATCTTTTGCATTTTTACACACATACTGCCCCAATAAGAAGGCAATTGAAGCCATTTTACTACAACAGTGAAAAGACTGGAAATCATAGGGAGGCTCTGTACTGTACTTCCGGTCATCAGTGGGTTACTTTCTCAGTAGGATGACATACAGTGAATAATTTAATCTGGGATCCAGATTAGGGCTTTAAGTAACATCCAGgactaattttatttttcattagaaAAATCTAAAATACTTTATTACACCATTTATTATAGGGTAGTGAAATAAAGCTCTTCTCTAAAGGATGGGATTCTCTGACTGTAATCTCATGAATCCATCATTAGTCTCTATACACACATGAATATTCCAGTATAAACTCACCGTAAGGTTATACAAGGGCGCCATCAAGTGGCCACATGTGATACTACATAACACACTTCAAATATTACAATACCAATCTTgtataaacttaaaggggttgtccgagttaaaaaaaaaaataaaatatatgtggccgggaggggggtgactaaaataataaagatgtacttacctccggtgccctccgctggactcagcttccggccggccgtggccgggtacgcctatccgtccctatacacagcattgtgtatgggggccggaaggttgtcgggtccggccggaactgagtccagcgctgctccggcggccatgtttgtttacatggcgcccggaccggagcgacagcagcgctggatacgggagggcaccgggaggtaagtacatctttattgttttagtcagcccgctcccggccacatatagttttttttttaaactcggacaacccctttaaagggttgaTTCACTTTTCTCATCAATGGCTGTAGAAAATACTGACCTCATCTTCGGCAGCAGTGGATGTGCGCTGCTGATAATGACAGAGTGGACCAGACTGGAGGAGGGCAGTAAATATATGTTATTTAGTTATTGTTATTTAGTCGACATGCAGATTTGAGCTTAACCTaataaattcattgtaaattagTGACCATACCAAGTCTATTGTTAATATAAAATAGAAATCAAGACTTTCACATGGACCAAAATGACACATGTTTCATCGTAGGG comes from the Engystomops pustulosus chromosome 5, aEngPut4.maternal, whole genome shotgun sequence genome and includes:
- the HEY1 gene encoding hairy/enhancer-of-split related with YRPW motif protein 1 — translated: MKRTHDYSSSDSELDENIEVEKESADENGNLSSPPGSMSPSTTSQILARKRRRGIIEKRRRDRINNSLSELRRLVPSAFEKQGSAKLEKAEILQMTVDHLKMLHTAGGKGYFDAHALAMDYRSLGFRECLAEVARYLSIIEGLDNADPLRVRLVSHLNNYASQREAANSAHTSIGHIPWGGAFGHHPHLSHPLLLAQTPHTNGSSTTSSTEPHHQGRHPGSPHAEASSLRVPSTSVLPVVTPSKLSPPLLSSVASLSAFPFSFGSFHLLSPNALSPTAPAPTGKPYRPWGTEIGAF